The genomic DNA CGGGGAAAGCATGGCTGCTTGCTATTGAAATGCATGTTGTGCCAACACTTAAGAGGCCGGAATCCAGTTGGATTGGCAGCTGATCTGATTGCTTTTGGGAATTCTCGATGACGGCCGAGCCACTAAACAATACGTGGATGAATCTTTGTAAATGTACTTAGTGCATTTCTCAAGCACTGGAGTGGTGAAAGGTTCTTATTAAAATCATCCAAGAACATCTCAAGGAAGAGCATGTATGGCCTTGCTATGTAAAAACTATATTTCGAAAGGGGACTTCCTTGTCAGTCCAGACCAGAAGCCAAACCATCATATGCTAATACTCGCGATCCAAAAAACCTGGGGGCACATGCTAATACTCTGCGCCGGCgaggtcgcgccgccgccggcccccttcgcgtcctccgccgctgccccgcCCGCGCTCCCCTTCCTTCGAGAACGCGCACccgaccgccgcctccgtccccgcGGGCGCCAGCAACGAcgagctcctccggctccgCGACGCGAGatggagcacggcggcggcgaaggccggCGCGGGATAGGGCGGCCGTCGCGCAATCTCCAGCTCTCGTGTTCCTCGTAGAATTAGAATGCATCAGCGCAGAGCGGGCGGGGAAGGATTTTGGCCGCTTGCCATGAGCATGGCAGCTCTGACGACATGTAGTGTGGAGTCATACGCCGATAGCCGCCGGAATCCTTCTCGGCTGGAGGCATAGCGCGTGCTGATGGGGACTGACAAGGGACACAACATCATCCATTTCTCATGAAGAAAATACTACAGATTTAAAAGCATCGCATGTTGCATCCAACTGGTCCACAAATTTGCATGCGTTCACTGGAAATCCGCAGGCTTGAAGAACTTCACACGCAAGCCTTTCTCCACGAGGCCCCACAGGTTTCCGACTATGAGCACGAAGCTTATGCTCATTCCAAGGATTCCCAGAGCCCAGTTGACGTTCCACGTCGCCGTCCCCTTCCGCGGCTTCTTGATAGCCACCCACATGAAGCACGGGTACGCCAGCGTGACCGGCAGCGAGATCCCTCCCAGGAGGCCGGCGAGCTCCGACAGGAACGGCAGCGCGACGGCGATGAGGAAGTTGACCGCGCCGAAGAAGGCGCGGAAACCCGAGCGCAGCCACCAGGGGCACGGCCGGTTCTTCTTGTGCACGTACCCGGCCTCCATGTTGTCGTACACGGGCATGGCGTAGATCTGGAACGTGGTCAGGCAGTTGATGATCACCAGCAGCGTGGTGATGCCCAGCACCAGCCGGGACACGTCGCGGCTGTGGAACTTGTACAGGGCGCTCAGGATGCCATTCGGAGGTATCTGCGTGCAACGACCGTAGTACGAACTTTACAGATTAGTCACTGAGAACATTCCAAAGATCATTCAAAAAGGTCATGCGTAGCAAGTAGAGTACCTGGTTTCCGTAAGCCCAGAAGCCACCGATTGCGAGGGGGTAGAAGCAGAGAGCAACGATGGCATAGGCTACCTTGACGCCCTTCCACATGGGAACATGAGAAGGATGTTTCATAGTCGACGGCATGGTGCCCTGCAAAGCAAACACACTCAGtgaccctttttttttcccaccaTTAAAGTGGACAGTACCCACAGAGTGCTGTGTATGTACTGTGAAAAGATAGAAATTTTGTTGACTTACCTGAATCTCCAGTACAACATTGTGGCCCCTGAAAGCGAATGCAATGATTCCGAGGCCATTCACGATCCCCAGTGCGGCGTCCACGTCGTTGGGGGCCTTGACGGGGTCGTAGGACACGCCGGGCACCCTCCCCTTGGCGATGGACACGACCCAGATCATGGTGCAgtaggcgacggcggcggtggcgcccacCAGCGACACGCCGGCGATGGAGTTGAGGTTGGGGAGCTGCGACAGCAACACGGCCGCGCAGATGAAGACGAGGTACCACTCCACGGTGGTGAGCGGCCGCGCCAGGCACGCCTCGCCGCACGCGATGCCGAACAGCATCTtcatgctgccgccgccgacgatgATGAGTGCCGTGCAGATCCCCGCCGACAGGTACATCACCGGGAGCAGCGCCAGGATCTTGGCCCATCTCTCGCCTGAAGATACATACCGTTGCGTGAGAACAGGGCAGCAGAAAGTCAATGAAACAGCCCATTGTACCGGTGGGTTTTTAAAAGTGAAAGGAAGGCGCGGGAGTCATGGAAACGCACCGAAAACGGTCGTGGCGAGGTGCATATACCGGCTGTACCGGACGCCACCCGCGACGGGCTCGTGAAGCCTGACCAGCAGCCACAGCGTGTAGAGCTGCCACGCGAACGCCAGCGTCAGGCAGATGATCGCCCACGTCCTGCGACAACCAAAGAACACAACGCTGTCTGAGCCATAGTGGCGGCGCGAGGATCGAAAGGAAGCATGTGCGCGCGTAGCACAACGCTAGCTAAAGCTACTAGGAGCGTCATCGTCGGCAACGGCACGGCACGCACCATCCGAGGGAGGCGAAGGCGGTGGGGAGCACGAGCGCCTGGAACCCGATGCCGGAGGAGAGGTTGTGGAACGCGGCGTAGTAGGCGTTGCCGCTCCGGGACTCGGTGATGGGCAGCCAGGCGTCGCGCGGGTCCGCGAGGCGCGTGATGTGGCCGACCTCCTCCAGGCAGCCCCTCACGGTGGCCACCGCCTTCCGGACGGGGCTCGCGAGCGGCGTCGCCATCGCGCGCAGCGGGGACGCCATGGCCCGCAGCGGCGACCGGCCGCCCGGCGCcggggatggggatggggagTGCATCCGCGACGGCGGGGTGGACACCGGCGggggccgcggcgtcggcggcgccgactCCACCTCGCTGATCGCCTCCTTGCCGGACGACATGATGGCCGCTCTGAGCCTTTGGTGCGGGCGCCCGCTCCGGCTCTCTGTCTCTGCTGACTGCTGCCTGCACCTGCGCTGCCGCTACTTACCAGTGACCAGTCACCAGCGCGGTTGGGTGTGGGTTTGTTGGCTCTCCGCAGCGGTTTGCGGGACTCGGGGATTTATAGGTGGTTTGCGCCTCGGTCATGCAGGGGGTTGGTGGTGACTCGAATGGTGAATTGGTGAATCATGCGGCGTCGGTGCGGACAACGCCGTGCCGGGCGGCCGGCCCGCGAGCCGTGCAGGAAAGTTGACTCGAGGGGGAGACGATCACACACGGGTCCTCTCCTCCTGCACGTCATGTAATAGTTCTCTGTTGGCCAGTACCAAACCACATGCAGTTCAGGTATGCAGCAGCAGGCAGGCGTGGTGGATCTGTAGCACTTCGGCAGGTCTGGACGTCTTCGTGCAAGGTGAGCTGTACTGGGATATCGGTTACAGAAGCAATGCATTGGTGAGTGATCGGACAAATCAGGCAGGAATGGCGAGCGATGGTCCTACACCGCCAAGACGCTGCCACTGCTAATTTCCTGCTCCGTGCTCCGTGGACGGTGCCGCACACGCACTGCTGCTGCAGGTTTGTCTCAGAGTCATTTCAGGCACACCACGTTTCAACCTCAGACAGACGACGCGGCGGCATACGTTACAAGCAGTTCGACGAGCGCGGTAACTCTGCTGCCAAACGGACGGTACTAAACTAAACCCAGCAGCCTCACAAGCCGGCCGGTCGGCAGGCCGTGCGTGCGTGTCGCATAGAATCGCCGGGAATCATCATAGGCTTCGGAACGAATGAATTCCTCGCCATCGATGATGGCACACTGCCGTCGCTGTCACCTTGTCGTGGTAGCGGGGGGTCAATTTTGTCGGGGCCAAGATCGATGCAATGGCAAGCACCCGCCAAACACGCAGGCCACGGATGCCCTCATGGTGTCCGACTGTCCGGTGTCGGCATCAGCGCACCAACGGTTGGACGGagcgccggccggccgatcGATGTGGCTTTGTGTTGCGCCTCCGGCGAGACAATTAAACCGGACGAGCGCTGGGCGTCAACGGATCTCGGTGCGGCGATGTCTACGGCCGTCGACTTTCATCGCTCGCGTGACACGACGGTCGATCAGAGAGACACGAGCGAGAGAAGTTCCAGGGCACTCCACTGCTACAACTTCCGTTCCCGTGGCAACGGACGATTCGTGCAGGGATCCTGTCGAAGCATCGAGTGCTCTTGGTCTCGCATCTTCGGCACGGGATTTTGACACGACGTTGGAGTCGTAACGAGGagatttaggccccgtttgtttctttaataactcctaaaattcctatcacatcgaatgtttagatactaattagaagtattaaatatagactaattgcaaaactaattgatggagactaatttgcgagacgaatctattaagtataattagtctatgatctgacaatgtggtgctacagtaaacatgtgctgatgatgtattaattaggcttaatagattcatctcgggaattagcctccatctgtgtaattagttttataattagctcatatttaatccttctaattaatctccgaatatttgatatgacatgaattttagtccgagCTGAACATCCAAACACCCACTTAGCGCATATCTCCACTCTTTTGCCATCTTCTTTGCCCTGCATGCAGGTAAGGGATCGAGCTAGATTTCATGAATCCGCGGAGTACGGTGAGTGGCACATGCTAGATGCTACTTCTATCATGGTAGGTACTTACGCTATCCAAAGCTAAAGTTGTTGCTGAACTGCTGATGCAATGTAACAGCCGAGTGCGAATGTGACAACCGCTCATCAGCTACCTCTCCTCTGACGAGTCATTGTCAAATGGCGAATTGGGAGATAGGAAGAAAAATGCGATGCGACGCGACGCGTGCCGTCACCCTTCATCATCAAAAACCATGTACGTACAGgtctatgttttttttaaaacgaCAGAAACCATGTAAAAGTCTAAAGAAAACATTTGCAGTTTTCCGAGACGATCCCAACAACCATGAATCCTACAGTTTGAATACCGTCCACGCACGTCAAAAAGGGCACGGGTCCAATGATGAAAGGCAACCAAAGTTATAGATGTTGTGAGGTTCATGGCATTGACAAAAACAAAATTCGCATGCCTTTTTTTTGGTCGCATGCTGACTACTGGCACAAATTAAATTCCGTTTAGTTGTACAACCGCCGCGATCTTTTTCATGGTTGGTGTGCCTTGGTGGCCGAGAGGGTCGGCGCAGGTCTCGCAGCGGTAGTTACGAGCGTTTGACAATGTGTTTGCACACACCAACCGTAGTACTCAAGCGGTCAAGCCCATGCACGCATGTATCGCGAGACGAGCCCATCTGGCCTGGCCATCCACCAATCCTCCTCCCACCAGGCACCAGCACCAGGTGTGGACTTGTCAAAAGGGAGCCGTGGAAACGAGCATGATGAAAAGGAAACCAGCGCGGGTCATCGATGGGGTTGAGTAGGCTCGGGCACGCCCGCGCAACACATCGCAGATCGATCGCTAGCCGCGAAAAGCAAAGGCGAACCGGATCGCGTGCAAAAGCTGAGGGAAAATCGACGGGAATACAATGATGGAGTGGAGGAGCTAGATGGCCTGGAAAAGGCGGATAGCTAATGTGGGGATCGGTTTCGTCTCGTAGGGGTAGGGGCGTTCGCGTCCGGAAAGGCCGACCGGTGCGCTAGCTATCGTCTACGAGACACGGATAGAAGGGGGCGCGTGGTCACGTCATGCGTGGCGCACTCGCGCAAACCAACCAGCGCTCCCTTTTCCCCCCGCTCACTTGGCTTTAGGCGCGGGTGCACCGTGCACGTCTGAGAAAGCAACGGCACGGGCGCGCACGGCTTCTTCTCGGCGCTGCCGAAGAACCCGGCGGCTGGTTGTTTGGAAGCGGCGGAATGAAACGAACGGCAGCCTTGCGCGCGCCAACCGGTCCCGTCcatcgtcgtcagctcgtccgGCAACCGGCCGTGACCCGCATAGCCATCGCACGGGCCGGAACGGGCAGGCAAATTGTGACAAACTCGTCAGTCCAGGAGGCCTGAGGAGGCTCCAGCCAGCCAGTTCCCACACACTGGGAAACAGGCCCGGTGTACGAAGTAAGGCCTTCAAAAGCCACGCTTGAAAGCCCAGATACGGATGAGTCCACATGGCGGGGCTCTCTTTATCTGGGCTCAACCATCTTGTGAAAGATATGGTTAGGCCTATATGCGTAATGCGTTCATGGAGAATTACGCTTCTCAGAATTACGCATTTTAATACGAAACAGCATTCGATTAGGAACGGCAGTCGGGCGGGTTTGACCCGAAACCCGATGGGGGCGGGGGGTCTGTTTTTCCCCATAAATTTGCGGGTTCGGGGATCTGAAATTGAGCGGGACGGGGATGGGTTTATAATTCCCCCGTTGGTGGCTCACGGGGCTCTAAGTGTACATTTCAAACAAAAATCAGGTATAGCCCAGCCCAACAAGGAACCCTAGATATATAACTCTCCACTTCCACGGTTCCACCCAGCCCGTCTCCCTACGTCCTGCACAGCTCCCGCACGACCGCACCCCCCAATCCCCgtcgcggcgccgcccgcgcccctcaCCCGCGAGCGCCACCCCTAGTCCCTTCGGTGGTTCAGGTGCTCATCCTCCTCCAATCCTCCTCAAATCTTTGCTAGCTATTGTAGCTATCTGAatctttgcatttttttttcagtctTTGTTGCAAGTAAGCAATGTCGACTCCTAGCACCAGTGGATCCTATCCTGTTGCTACATCATCATAGGACGGTGGATCTGGATCTCAAGTGAAGCAACTGTTGCTTCTCATCCTCTTACTCATGCACGTGTGTTGGCACCTGCATCTGATTCACCTACAGCCCCATCCGATTCTACTGCTCCAGGTACTGAAGATGTGATAGAGATAGGAAATGATGTTGTGGTTGGTAGTAAGAGAAAGCAAATCTAAAGTTTGGAAAGAGTTTGATAGGATTAGATTAAACGGGAATTGGAAGGGAAAATGCATCTGGTGTAAGAAAATGTTAGGAGGAGAAACAAGAAATGATACAAATCACTTGCGCGGGCACCTTGAGATTTGCCAGGATAGAACTGTTAGAAAAGGGTTAAAACAGTCCACTCTTAAATTATCTGCAAACCCACAATATCAGACGGTTAGTTTGGAGAAATACACATTTGATCAAGATGTAGCCAGGAAAGAACTTGCACTAATGATTGTTGTCCATGAGTACCCTCTTTCCATGGTGGACCATGTTGGGTTTCGTAAGTTCGGTGCTACATTGCAACCTGCATTCAAAGTGGTGTCTAGAAACACAATCAGGAAGGATATCTTGGATATGTATGAAGTCTATGTTGAAGTATTTGAGGAAATTGAGTTCTTGTGTTGCTGTTACTAC from Setaria italica strain Yugu1 chromosome VII, Setaria_italica_v2.0, whole genome shotgun sequence includes the following:
- the LOC101756558 gene encoding lysine histidine transporter-like 8 translates to MSSGKEAISEVESAPPTPRPPPVSTPPSRMHSPSPSPAPGGRSPLRAMASPLRAMATPLASPVRKAVATVRGCLEEVGHITRLADPRDAWLPITESRSGNAYYAAFHNLSSGIGFQALVLPTAFASLGWTWAIICLTLAFAWQLYTLWLLVRLHEPVAGGVRYSRYMHLATTVFGERWAKILALLPVMYLSAGICTALIIVGGGSMKMLFGIACGEACLARPLTTVEWYLVFICAAVLLSQLPNLNSIAGVSLVGATAAVAYCTMIWVVSIAKGRVPGVSYDPVKAPNDVDAALGIVNGLGIIAFAFRGHNVVLEIQGTMPSTMKHPSHVPMWKGVKVAYAIVALCFYPLAIGGFWAYGNQIPPNGILSALYKFHSRDVSRLVLGITTLLVIINCLTTFQIYAMPVYDNMEAGYVHKKNRPCPWWLRSGFRAFFGAVNFLIAVALPFLSELAGLLGGISLPVTLAYPCFMWVAIKKPRKGTATWNVNWALGILGMSISFVLIVGNLWGLVEKGLRVKFFKPADFQ